From the genome of Symphalangus syndactylus isolate Jambi chromosome 13, NHGRI_mSymSyn1-v2.1_pri, whole genome shotgun sequence:
aaagtgctgggattacaggcgtgagccaccgtgcccggccagcaccACTGTTGATGTCATCTATGATGTCATGAGGGTGGCGGCCATCAACATTACAGCCCACAGACTGGGCAGTCCCCAGGATCTCTTTGATGGTTCCAGAGAGTTCTCTGGCTAAAGATCGGTGCTGCATCTGTCGAGTAATGTTGACGATCTCATCAAAAGTGATATTCCCATTGTGTCtaatgtttttatgtttctttctgtctcttggtgGTTCCTTGAGGGCTTTAATGAtcagggcagaggcagaaggcacCACCTCAATCTGGGCCTGTCTGTTCTGAATGGTCAGTTTCACTGTCATCCTCAGGCCCTTCCAGTCACCTGTTGCCTTGGCAAGGTCATTACCAagcttttttggagacagacccaGGAGGCCGATCTTGGGGGCTAGCACAGAAGTGGCACCCCCTTCACCCTGGGTGCACCTCAGGTATACAGATTTGATCTTGTTGGGGTTGAACTTTGGCAGCATGGTGGAGGTGATTGGTGTCGGAAAAACCTGGATTCTGGACGACCAAAGAAAGTTGCACCTTGGGCTCCTCCAAGCCGAAAGCcgaaagcccagctaatttttttttctttttgacacgaagtctcgctttgtcacccaggctggagtgcagtggcgcaatcttggctcactgcaacctccatctcctgggttcaagcaattctcccgcctcagcttcctgagtagctgggatcacaggcacccgccaccatgcctggctaatttttgtatttttagtagagacgaggtttcaccatgttggccaggctagtttcaaactcctgacctcaggtgatccacccacctctgcctcccaaagtggtgggattacaggcatgagccactgcacctggctgaatttttttgtattttagtagagacggggttttaccatgttggccaagatagtCTCcatctcgacctcgtgatccgcccgcctcagcctcccaaagtgttgggattacaggcatgagccaccgcgcctggctctttcttttcttttttttttttttttgagacagagtctcgctctgtcgcccaggctggagtgcagtggcgcaatctcggctcactgcaagctccgcctcccgggttcacgccattctcctgcctcagcctctccgagtagctgggactacaggcgcccgccaccacgcccggctaattttttgtattttttagtagagacggggtttcaccgtggtctcgatctcctgacctcgtgatccgcccgcctcggcctcccaaagtgctgggattacaagcgtgagccaccgcgcccggcggctctttcttttcttttaacagggtcttgctctattgcctaggctggagtgcagtggcacgatctcggctcactgcaatatcttCCTAACAGGTTCacgagattctcccacctcagcctcctgagtagctgggattgcaggtgcacaccactgcacctggctaatttttgtattttttgcagacaccgggtttcaccatgttgcccaggctggtctggaactcctgagctcaggtgatctgcctgcctcagcctcccaaagtgctgggattacaggcatgaaccactgcacttggacgtatttattttttacttaggaTCTGTGCCCTAACTCAGAAGTTAATTCTGTTAATTCTACCAATGTCCAGCCTGGgcctgaatgagtgaatgaggttGTTTTGGGTAAACAGGTGTTACATGCTTAATATTTATCATCTCATTAAATCAGTGGCTTCTACACGACTCTTAGAATTTCTCAAACCTCAGATGGTTGAGGGGTCAGGATATCTGTGATAGTTTCATAACTactgtactattattattatcatttatagacagggtcttgctatgttgcccaggctggagaacagtagcgtcatcatagctcactgcagcctccaccgcctgggctcaagcagtcctccctcctcagcctctggagtagttgggactgcaggcgtgtgccaccatgcccagctaactgtaTTCATGTAATAGTTTTCTTTGAGTTAACCCACTTATTAATCACTCTCCCTATTTAGAAAgtaacagttttttaaaaggttacaatgaaaataaaacaatgtcaaAAGATCCTGCTGAAACAGTAACAGGTTTAATAGTTTCAAAGAGAGATTAGCCAGCCTTAACGACACATTGTTTCCAAGGGAAGAAAACTATGCTTGGGCTGAGACGGGGGATGCAAGTTGACAAGGGAGAAATTTGGAGAGATCCAGTCCATGTTATTTAAATAACATTGAATTGGgctaggcgaggtggctcacgcctgtaatctcagcactttgggaggccgaggtgggcggatcacctgaggtcaggagtttgagaccagcctagccaacatggtgaaacaccacctCTAATAAAaatccaaggccgggcgcggtggctcacgcttgtaatcccagcactttgggaggccgaggcgggcggatcacgaggtcaggagatcgagaccacggtgaaaccccgtctctactaaaaatacaaaaaattagccgggcgtggtggcgggcgcctgtagtcccagctactcggagaggctgaggcaggagaatggcgtgaacccgggaggcggagcttgcagtgagcccagattgcgccactgcactccagcctgggcgacagagacagactccgtctcaaaaaaaaaaaaaaaaaaaaaaaaaaaatccaaaaattagctgggcatggtggtgagtgcctgtagtcccagcgacttggaaggctgaggcaggagaattgcttgagcctgggaggcagaggatgtagcaagtcaagatcacaccatggcactccagcctgggcaacagagtgagactgtttcaaaaaaataataataaaaaataaataaccttgAATTATTTTGCCACACTGTCCCAGAATTTGGAAAATTCTGCTTCTGGAAGAGGGACAAACTCCTATGATGATCTGCAAGGCCCTGCTTGATCTGGGGCCATCCCATCTCTGGATGAATCGTGCATCACCCTCTGGCCACATGGACCTGCTTTTTGTTCCTCATACTTCCACAGCCTTCACAGCCACATGGCCTTTGGATATGCCGTGACCTCCTGAAGATCTTTCAGCTTCCTTGCTCACCTAGTGAAGCCAGCTCAGCTCAAGGGGCAAATCCACAGGGATGTGTTCCCTGTCTAACCCTCTTTTGGCCTAAGGAccgctttattttatttttaatttttattttttgagatggagtctctctgtcacccaggctggagtgcagtggcacgatctcagctcactgcaacctccacctcccgggttcattctcctgcctcagcctcccgagtagctgggattacaggcgccaaccatcacacctagctagtttttgtatttttagtagaaatggggtttcaccatgttgtccaggatggtctcgatctcctgatccacccgccttggcctcccaaagtgctgagattacaagcatgagccaccgtacctggcctattttattttaattaatttatttttgagacagggtcttgctttgtcacccaggctggagtgtagtggcatgatccaaggctcactgcagcctcaaagtctagtgcttaagggatcctcccatctcagcttccagcATAGCTAAGACCCCAGGCACacaccatgatgcctggct
Proteins encoded in this window:
- the LOC129460191 gene encoding large ribosomal subunit protein uL11-like, which produces MLPKFNPNKIKSVYLRCTQGEGGATSVLAPKIGLLGLSPKKLGNDLAKATGDWKGLRMTVKLTIQNRQAQIEVVPSASALIIKALKEPPRDRKKHKNIRHNGNITFDEIVNITRQMQHRSLARELSGTIKEILGTAQSVGCNVDGRHPHDIIDDINSGAGRARWLTPVIPALWEADAG